GTCGGGCGAGTCGATCGGGCGGCGCAGCGCACGCAGGTCCATCCGCCGATGCTGGCCCCGCGGCCCCGCGCGGACAACTCGCCACGCAGGACGTGGCGGCGGCACGTCGGCACAGGTTCTCGGGGGATGATGGGCCGGCCGGGACCCGTGGGGGTGCTCGGGGCTGAAGGAGGCTGGTGTGGCGTACCTGCTCGGCGTGCTCATCGCGCTGGTCGTGCTGCTCGGGTCGATCGCGCTGCACGAGGTGGGGCACATGGTGCCCGCGAAGCGCTTCGGTGTGCGCGTGAGCCACTATTTCGTCGGGTTCGGGCCGACGCTGTGGTCGCGCACGCGCGGCGAGACGGAGTACGGCGTCAAGGCGATCCCGCTGGGCGGCTTCGTGCGGCTCGTCGGCATGTACGCGCCTGCCGAGGCCGTGGGCAACCCGCCCGCGCGCACGTGGGTGGGGCGGCTGGCCGCGGACGCGCGGGACGCGAGCGCCGCGGAGATCCACCCCGGTGAGGACCACCGCGCGTTCTACCGGCTGTCGACGCCGAAGAAGCTCGTAGTGATGCTCGGCGGCCCCGTGATGAACCTGCTGATCGCGTTCGTCCTGCTCGCGATCGTGCTCATGGGCTTCGGCGTCCCGGTGACCTCGACGACCCTCGACTCCGTCTCGCAGTGCGTGATCCCTGCGGGCGCCGAGGCGGACCGCGCGTGCACCGACGCCGACCCGGCCGCGCCGGGGGCGGCCGCGGGCCTGCAGCCGGGGGACACCGTGCTGAGCTGGGCCGGCACACCGGTCTCGTCGTGGGACGAGCTCTCGACGCTCATCCGTGCGACGGGTGCCGAGCCCACGGACGTCGTCGTCGAGCGCGACGGCGCCCGGCTCGACCTGAGCGTCACGCCCGTCGTCGCGCAGCGACCGGCGTACGACGAGGACGGCGCGCCCGTGCACGACGAGGACGGCGAGCTCGTCACGGTGCCCGTCGGCTTCGTCGGCGTGTCGCCGACCGTCGAGTACCGGTCGGCGACGCTCGCGCAGGTGCCCGAGGAGGTCGCGAACCGCACCTGGCAGACGGTGTCGGTCGTCGCGACGTTGCCGGCGCGCGTCGTCGACCTCGTCGCCACGACGTTCGGCGACGGCGAGCGCGGCGCGGACTCGATCGTCGGGATCGTCGGCGTCGGACGGCTCGCGGGCGAGGTCGCGTCCGTCCAGGGTGAGGGCATCGACTGGGGGGTGCGCCTGGCGATGCTCCTCGAGATGCTCGCGACGCTGAACATCGCGCTGTTCGTGTTCAACCTGATCCCGCTGCCGCCGCTCGACGGCGGGCACGTCGCAGCCGCGCTGTGGGAGGGCGGCAGGCGGCAGGTCGCGCGCCTGCGACGGCTGCCGCGACCCGGCCCGTTCGACTCGGCGAAGCTGGTCCCGCTCGCGTACTCGGTGTTCGTGGTGCTCGGCGCGATGGGCGTGCTGCTGATCTACGCGGACATCGTCGACCCGGTCACGATCACCTGAGCCCCGCCCGCCCGGCGGCCTGCGGCGCGCGTGCGGTGCGGCTCGTCGTGCGCTCGTCGTGCGCTCGTCGTGCGGCTGTCGTGCGGTCGTCGTGTGCACGATCGGCCACCGTGCGGCTCGTCACGCCGGATGGTGCGGCGGTAGGTGGGATGATGGCCCGGTGAGCGTTCCGATCTCCCTGGGTATGCCCGAGGCACCCGCACCGGTCCTGGCGCCGCGGCGCCCCTCCCGCAAGATCCGAGTCGGGAAGGTCGAGGTCGGCGGCGACGCCCCGGTGAGCGTGCAGTCGATGACGACGACGCTGACCGCGGACGTGAACTCCACGCTGCAGCAGATCGCCGAGCTCACGGCGTCCGGGTGCGACATCGTGCGCGTCGCGGTGCCGAGCCAGGACGACGCGGACGCGCTGCCCGCGATCGCGCGCAAGTCGCAGATCCCGGTGATCGCCGACATCCACTTCCAGCCGAAGTACGTGTTCGCGGCGATCGACGCGGGCTGCGCCGCGGTGCGCGTGAACCCCGGCAACATCCGCAAGTTCGACGACCAGGTCGGCGCGATCGCGAGGGCCGCGGCGGACGCGGGCGTGAGCCTGCGCATCGGCGTCAACGCCGGCTCGCTCGACCCGCGGCTGCTCGCGAAGTACGGCAAGGCGACGCCCGAGGCGCTCGTGGAGTCGGCCGTGTGGGAGGCGTCGCTGTTCGAGGAGCACGACTTCCACGACTTCAAGATCTCGGTCAAGCACAACGACCCGGTGGTCATGGTGCGCGCCTACGAGCTGCTCGCCGAGCGCGGCGACTGGCCGCTGCACCTCGGGGTGACCGAGGCCGGGCCCGCGTTCCAGGGGACGATCAAGTCCGCGACCGCGTTCGGCGCGCTGCTGAGCAAGGGCATCGGCGACACGATCCGCGTCTCGCTGTCCGCGCCGCCCGTCGAGGAGGTCAAGGTCGGGATCCAGATCCTGCAGTCGCTGAACCTGCGGCCTCGCAAGCTCGAGATCGTGTCCTGCCCGTCGTGCGGTCGCGCGCAGGTGGACGTCTACTCGCTCGCGGAGCGGGTCACGGCGGGCCTCGAGGGCCTCGAGGTGCCGCTGCGCGTCGCCGTGATGGGCTGCGTCGTCAACGGCCCCGGTGAGGCGCGCGAGGCGGACCTGGGCGTCGCGTCCGGCAACGGCAAGGGGCAGATCTTCGTCAAGGGCGAGGTCGTCAAGACCGTCCCGGAGTCGAAGATCGTGGAGACCCTCATCGAGGAGGCGATGCGCATCGCCGAGACGATGGAGCCGAGCGAAGGCGGGACCAGCCCGGTCGTCACCGTCGGCTGAGGGTGGCGAGCCGTCGACCCGACGCCGCCGAGACCCGTGCCGGCGCGAGCGCCGGCACGGTCGGTGACACGAGTGCAGACCGGCCGCGAGTCCCGGACGCAGCACCCGTGAGCGTGAGGCACAATCGCCTCATGGGGCCGCGGCGCGCGATGGTGCTCGACCGCCGGCCCGGGGCACGTGTCCTGGACGACGTCGACCTCGGGGCGGCTCTCGAGGTGTGCGCGCTCGACCCGGTCGGCTCGGTGCTCGCGACCGCCCGGATCGAGGCGGCGCGGGCCACCCGGCTCGGCAGCGCGGGCGGCGCGCTGTGGGGCTACCAGCACGGCGGCTCGCTCGTCGCGGTGTGCTGGGCGGGCGCGAACATGGTGCCCGTGGTCCCGGTCGAGGACCCGGCCGTCGTCTCCGACGCGCTCGACGCGTTCGCGACGAGCGCCGCGCGCCAGGGCCGGCGCTGCTCGTCGATCGTCGGTCCCGCCCCCGCGGTCCTGGGTCTGTGGAACCGGCTGCGCACGGTGTGGCCGGGCGTGCGCGAGGTGCGCCACGACCAGCCGTCGATGGTGATCGACTCCGCGCCGTCGGTCGCGGTGGACCCACAGGTGCGCCTGTCGCGTCCCGACGAGTTCGACCTGGTGCTGCCCGCGTGCATCGCGATGTTCACCGAGGAGGTCGGCTACTCGCCGGCGAGCGGACCGCGCGGACCGTACGAGACCCGCGTGCGCACGCTCATCGACCAGGGGCGTTCGTTCGTGCGCATGGAGTCCGGACCGGGCGGTGCACCGCGCGTGACGTTCAAGGCCGAGCTCGGCGCCGTCGCCGGGGGCGTCGCCCAGGTGCAGGGCGTCTGGGTCGAGCCCGAGCGGCGCGGGATGCGGCTCTCGGAGCACGGCATGGCGGCCGTGGTCGAGGCGACGCGCGACCACGTCGCGCCCGTCGTGTCCCTGTACGTCAACGACTACAACGAGCGCGCCATCGCGGCGTACCGGGCGGTGGGCTTCCGCCAGGTCGGCTCGTACGCGACGGTGCTCTTCTAGCGCAGCAGCCGCGACATGCGGCGGTCGGCGAGCGGTCTGCCGCCGGTCTGGCACGTCGGGCAGTACTGCAGCGACGAGTCCGCGAACGACACCTCGTGCACGGTGTCCCCGCACGGCACCCCGTCCCAGCCCGGACACGCCTCGCCCGTGCGCCCGTGCACGCGCATGCCGCGGCGCTTGGCGTCCTTGAGCTCCGCGGCGGGCTTGCCGGACGCCTCGGCGACGGCCTGCGCGAGCACCTCGCGCACCGCCGCGTAGATGACGTCCGCCTGCTCGTCGGACAGCTTGGCGGTGAGCGCGAACGGTGACGTGCGGGCCGCGTGCAGGATCTCGTCGGAGTACGCGTTGCCGATGCCCGCGATGGTGCCCTGGTCGCGCAGCAGTCCCTTGACCTGCTGGTTGCGCGCGGTCAGCAGAGCGCCGAACCGTTCGCGCGTGAACTCCGGGGAGAGCGGCTCGACGCCGAGCGAGGCGATCTGCGGCACGTCCGCGGTGTCCTCGACGACGTGCACGGCGAGCCGCTTGCGCGTGCCCTGCTCGGTGAGGTCGAACCCCGAGGCGTCGTCGAGCCGCACGCGCAGCGCGAGCGGCGAGCGGCCGGGGCGAACGGGCGTCGTCGCGAGCTTCTCCGACCAGCGCACCCACCCCGCGCGGGACAGGTGCCACACGAGGTGCAGGGGCTCGCCCGTCGGCGTCGCGACGAGCAGGTCGAGCCACTTGCCGTGCCGGCTCGCGTCGACCACCGTGCCGCCGACGAGCGCGTCCGGCGGCGGTCGGAACGTCTTGAGGGCGGCGATGTCGCCCACGCCGATCTGCGTCACGGTGCGGCCGACGGCGCGCTCGCGCAGGAACGCGGCGAGCGCCTCGACCTCGGGGAGCTCGGGCACGGGACCATCGTGGCCCACGTCACCCCCGCACCGCGCCCGAACCGGGGCCGGTGTGCGCCAGACGCCCGACGATCGCGTCGGCCGGACCGCGGCGGGCAACTAGGCTTCGCCTCATGCTCCTGCGTATGTCCACGCTGTTCGTCCGCACGCTGCGCGAGGACCCGGCCGACGCCGAGGTCGCGAGCCACAAGCTCCTGGTGCGCGCCGGGTACATCCGCCGCGCCGCGCCCGGCATCTACACCTGGCTCCCGCTCGGCCTGCGCGTGCTCGCCAAGGTCGAGGCCGTCGTCCGTGAGGAGATGGC
The sequence above is a segment of the Cellulomonas palmilytica genome. Coding sequences within it:
- a CDS encoding GNAT family N-acetyltransferase, producing the protein MGPRRAMVLDRRPGARVLDDVDLGAALEVCALDPVGSVLATARIEAARATRLGSAGGALWGYQHGGSLVAVCWAGANMVPVVPVEDPAVVSDALDAFATSAARQGRRCSSIVGPAPAVLGLWNRLRTVWPGVREVRHDQPSMVIDSAPSVAVDPQVRLSRPDEFDLVLPACIAMFTEEVGYSPASGPRGPYETRVRTLIDQGRSFVRMESGPGGAPRVTFKAELGAVAGGVAQVQGVWVEPERRGMRLSEHGMAAVVEATRDHVAPVVSLYVNDYNERAIAAYRAVGFRQVGSYATVLF
- a CDS encoding M50 family metallopeptidase, with the translated sequence MAYLLGVLIALVVLLGSIALHEVGHMVPAKRFGVRVSHYFVGFGPTLWSRTRGETEYGVKAIPLGGFVRLVGMYAPAEAVGNPPARTWVGRLAADARDASAAEIHPGEDHRAFYRLSTPKKLVVMLGGPVMNLLIAFVLLAIVLMGFGVPVTSTTLDSVSQCVIPAGAEADRACTDADPAAPGAAAGLQPGDTVLSWAGTPVSSWDELSTLIRATGAEPTDVVVERDGARLDLSVTPVVAQRPAYDEDGAPVHDEDGELVTVPVGFVGVSPTVEYRSATLAQVPEEVANRTWQTVSVVATLPARVVDLVATTFGDGERGADSIVGIVGVGRLAGEVASVQGEGIDWGVRLAMLLEMLATLNIALFVFNLIPLPPLDGGHVAAALWEGGRRQVARLRRLPRPGPFDSAKLVPLAYSVFVVLGAMGVLLIYADIVDPVTIT
- the ispG gene encoding flavodoxin-dependent (E)-4-hydroxy-3-methylbut-2-enyl-diphosphate synthase; protein product: MSVPISLGMPEAPAPVLAPRRPSRKIRVGKVEVGGDAPVSVQSMTTTLTADVNSTLQQIAELTASGCDIVRVAVPSQDDADALPAIARKSQIPVIADIHFQPKYVFAAIDAGCAAVRVNPGNIRKFDDQVGAIARAAADAGVSLRIGVNAGSLDPRLLAKYGKATPEALVESAVWEASLFEEHDFHDFKISVKHNDPVVMVRAYELLAERGDWPLHLGVTEAGPAFQGTIKSATAFGALLSKGIGDTIRVSLSAPPVEEVKVGIQILQSLNLRPRKLEIVSCPSCGRAQVDVYSLAERVTAGLEGLEVPLRVAVMGCVVNGPGEAREADLGVASGNGKGQIFVKGEVVKTVPESKIVETLIEEAMRIAETMEPSEGGTSPVVTVG
- a CDS encoding Fpg/Nei family DNA glycosylase, yielding MPELPEVEALAAFLRERAVGRTVTQIGVGDIAALKTFRPPPDALVGGTVVDASRHGKWLDLLVATPTGEPLHLVWHLSRAGWVRWSEKLATTPVRPGRSPLALRVRLDDASGFDLTEQGTRKRLAVHVVEDTADVPQIASLGVEPLSPEFTRERFGALLTARNQQVKGLLRDQGTIAGIGNAYSDEILHAARTSPFALTAKLSDEQADVIYAAVREVLAQAVAEASGKPAAELKDAKRRGMRVHGRTGEACPGWDGVPCGDTVHEVSFADSSLQYCPTCQTGGRPLADRRMSRLLR